ACGAAACACTGACTGTAGATGATTAAActaatattgaacaaaaaaaacacaactgaATACCCTGAGTAGAAATTTTGAATTATCATTTAAacttgagataaaaaaaaaaattcttgaagaCAACCAGTCAATGCTTTGCAAAAATAGTAAGGCTGatttgaaaatgatgtcattttgTTCTCATTTCCTATATTCACATAgttcaaatcaatacatacacatatcaATTTCTaagttaaaaatagtaacaatttTTAGAAGTTAATTTTAGAGCACATACACACCAACAAACGAaatgcacaaacacacacatgtacatgcactCACTCAGAGACACATGACATCGCACATGACCACACATATGCACGTACATACACTCACAAAACACACATTcattcacacacacacacgcacacgcacacgcacacacacacacacacacacacacacacacacatgtacatgcactCACAAAACACACGTTCAAACAAACACACCCACAAACACATCGCACTCATCGCACAAACACTCATTCATTAtatagtgttgtgccgatgatcgattattatCGACAATTAATCGGAAAGgctacgtcggcgacaatcgatagtgaaatttgaatcgattatagaaacaagagaCGTAATAGTTACAAAATAATACTTGTTTTTCTGGTTAGTGTTAGTTAACTTAATGTCAGaatgttaaggtgttactatgttaagttatctagtcatatACTTATCATGTCAGTAAGTCACTACAGTAACTgattacatattttctttgtacATTGTTATTCAACtgctaaaggattggttctAAACTAAACTACTTATGTTTGTCGTGTAACATGCCGGCTGAATGTTCAATCGGTGATGTAGAGCTTATATGGATCGCTCTTAAGTAAATTTTCCTTAGGCTACTTTGCCttatgattgaaaaaaaatgatttgaaaaacgATTGGTAAGTTAATACATAATCAACTAAATAATCAGGGTTCAAAGAGTATGCATTGGTCTATTTGAAGATCAATCACTTTTATGATGAATGGCTTTCTCGTACGGGAGCTTGTTAATCTGTGTTTGCACATTACCTGCATATTATTTGAAGTTGTCTAATAACTGCAAATACAGGAAGAGGTAAACCCAAAATAAAGTGTGAATGTATAAATACTTTAATGGAGTAATGACCAAACTCTTGAATAGGAAGTCCAACATGTTACTCGACTTGATACGATTATTAGTGCTTCAGAACcttgaaatattatgttcaCTTGCAAACCGTAGTATTTGGGAAATAACAATACACGTTATGCAGTTTCAAATAAGTAATCATAGTTATTTTGTATTCGAACAGATTTTAGGCATACaccaaaaataattgtaataaaattctTATATTAGTCAAGCTTGACAATTCTTTCCAATATGAAATAAGGTAATGTCAAACCCCTCGTGTGATGTCGTAGACGTCATGTTTATTCTGTAAACACTGATCATGAATATTTTGAGATATGTTTTAGACAAGTATTACATATTTTAGTGCTTCgcttattaatatatatcttctttcaaatactttcaaataacataaacaatgtttgataaaacagttttttgtcACTTGAAGAAAgatgatttctttaaaactagCTCAAGATAAAGTTCTCAAGACTATGCGAAGTttgcatatacatttatatatgtattaaagacCACACTCAATATTTGTTGCGCAATGTTTTGAAAAGCATTTACATTGCAGTTCTAGATTAAgcgttgttttcaaaatatatacatattactCTTAGTAATCTTAAAATGTGGCCGTTTTACAAGCTTCTTACATACTTTCGCTATACGGTTTCATTAATTAAGCACAGGGCCtctataaatgaaacaaaaatcgGAAGCTTGCAAATACAGGAATGGATCTTGCGTAGAAGGTAAAAAAACTCTCTGTTGAGTAcgaaataaagcatttatggaaaatattaataacataaaagaatattataactgtgtatttaataggtaaaaacgcaaaagtattaaatgactTGTGAGTGCTAAAAGCATTACAATGATCAACTATAATCTCATTAAGAAGATATTCCGTATTTTGGcatctttttttcaaactgaacaCAGTACGTGTTCTTCATATGTACCGCGATTTTACATATTTACTAATCCgttttcataaattaaaaaacaattgtataaattgttttaattgtggtacattttatttgggagttaaaaagtgcatctttaattgtatAAGATTCACCGAGCAGCATTGAAAATCCTATAAATATTCACATATTGGAATTTACAAATAGAGATATTTACTAGTGACAGGATAACCCAGgacaaacaaatgcatacaaCTTTAATTCAATTTCCATTTTGTTAGGTTAAGTAGGTAATCCGATTTCAACTTTATATCAATTTAGTAGACTGATACTTTCGAGCATAGATTATTATGATAATTCTTTAAACGAAGTTCTGAGCtaaaccttatttatttatttttatatgtgatCCTCATTGAAACACCAATATGTACAGTTCCATGTTTACCAGAAATTAATGTCCTGTTACAGAAGATTTCATGAGGCTGTCTGTTAGTGGCCTTTTTCTGGTTCAGCGACAATGCGTATCTTAATTATATACTAAAAACTAGTAATGCAATTTGTtcatataaacaacataaacactGATGCCTATTGATTTAAAAGCAACTGCTAAGCATGCTAACGTCATATATATTAGAAACCCATACCGTATGGTATAATTCAGGTTACACACCACCTACGTTGAACCCAGAGAAAAGCACTTTTCATTCTTATTAAAAGTTGTGTGTTAAAATGAACTTTATTGGATCAATGTTTGCACAATACACTTTTACTGATTTACACACCAGGGCGAGTATGCATCAACACTAACTATTGGCGGGATTACAGCACCGCGAACCGTCTAGGTGATGGGTAATTGTGGTGAGCGTTGTCCGTATTTAATAGCATGAAAAAGCCGAACATgcaattcaatttcatttgGCGGACATTATATTGCCAAACTGATAgttatttatgattgtttattatAGAACGTTTAATGACTGTATGGTGGACCTCAGTTGCGGTTACTGTTTTAAGGATGATAATGGCACAACAATCAATAGCTCTTCCTGCCTACCGATTGGAACGGACAACCCCTGGGTTTCTTGGATTGACAGTGTAGCCAACAAACACTCCCGGGGAGGCTGACCTGGACTTATGACTACTGCCCACTTCCATCTTCCTGGATGCCCACGGTCGGCTTCAGTCTGTACCTTGTCACCTTTGCCCAACGTTTGCAGATTTTGAGCTTGTCTTTATGTATCTTAACACATTTGAATCATGTTTTGTGTGTCTAAGTGTACCATAAATCCAGGTCTGCAGTTGACACCATTGGTGGCAGTTTTGAGCgctttcaagcctgtttttagATATGTATCTTATCGAAAAAGtatcgcgaatattaactaaATAGCCGGtaaattatcgcgaaaattaaggttttaacacgaaacaattcgcgaacgctatcaggttatcttacggcagttatatgccaccacaAAATTGTGTTAAATAGCGTATGgttattctaaaatgttcaaaaattgatcaACCATTGTTGTGCTGTTTTAGGATAAAATATTACGAATTTTGACCATCATTTAATTTGCGTATTCAGGTTTAGCTAAAATGGACGTTGGTAATGCCTACTATGCCGGACAAACGCCCGTTGTAATACGCAGGCCGGacaacaagttttatttaaatgggaCTCGTTCATGGTTGAATGCACTTTTTCGgatgttattttaaatacgaATATGAGTGTGTCAACTCATCAGGAGTTTAAAACTAAGACAGCTGCATccctttaacaaatgttaatatatgctAAAATCAGCAAAAGACTGTAGCGATAATGGTTGAATGATATCATCACGTGATACTTTCAATGTATATAAGAAAGGTTAGACTATCCAGAGAATTGCGTATAAGTCCAAGTATGAGTCCCAGTGGTCGAAGAGTTAATCTATcggttatatattttttcttggcTCTACAAGCGTAGGTTTTAgaccaaattttctttttttaattttaattctatTTGTTTGCTGCATTTTCGGTATCAAAAAGTAAACTAGTTATGATATAAGTCATTTCAGATGAATAACTTGGAAACTATTTTTGGTCCATGAATATGAGCGAGTTCCTTTGAATCGtttattacattacattatttaaacaaaagtgtGGCATCTAGTACACAAACAGTggtataatttaattaattattatataaggccgattatcgattatcattttGAGGGCCGTAGACCGTTCGCACGTGAATTCCTTTTTTGcttaaaatcaaatttggcgactgtaaaataatgtcttaacTGAATGATCACATTTTATTGAACTGCTTGAACAGATTTATTATGAAAATCCTTAAAGAAGGCAAACTCGAACAAAGTGTCGGAAAATATGCAAGTATTTCATAACCAGTGTGGATTATTAGGGTGGCGTAtatacatgttgacatcaatAATACGAGGTATGTGTTAATTTAAGTACAAACAGTCGTTGTACTTGCTACGAgttcatgatttttaaaaataaattgtgacatTCAAGACATGAAAAGACAGATGCCAATGATTCGTACAAAACAATCAGATATACCGTTATGTAGTGGAATTTTCAAGGTGATCAATTGAAATTGATGGGAACATGAAATGACAACAAACTGTTGTTTGTCTTTATGGCTTAATCTCAAAAAACTACTTACTctcaaaaactaaatttaatttgagaatGAGTTTACTCATCGCAATGAAGCCAGAAGGAAATAAGAATGCACAACTGGATTTCAGGTGAACCTGAAAAAGATGACTTTAAACttacgaaataaaacaaacaaacatatgtattagACTTCGTCtcgggccattatgagtcactcgggccAATGATCACTCAACGGCCAGGCTATTAACCTCTAAATAGTATACATCACATTTAGTAAATACAAATTGATAACAGAAATGACAAACAgtttatattatactatattatttaacaatcatTACACAGTAACATATAAAATAGTTAAGCTTTATGACTTTCAAACAGTCCATTTAATTAAAGATATCACCATTTACGCACATTTCGTTCTCAAGCGGAGGGAAGCCAACTTGTGGTTATAATTCATACACAATCGGCTTGTTACATTTAAACtaataatacacaaacatatattattttcttataacaaGTTATTAAACGACGTGTCACTTTTAGAAATTGTTAGaattcaacataatttaaacgTCAATTTTTTTAGTCAAACCTTTTAACGTGGaattatttagaatatatttaaaaataattagcATTGCAATTGTTCCTACACACTCCAATTAGTTCACACATTACGTTTGCGTTACAAAACATCTAACGCATTACAATAAGTTCACATTGGATATATAAATTACACTTATATTAAGTTGAAGACTTGATAATAACCTGTACAAAGTTAAATACTTTCAcgcatttttcaaaatcaggTCTGTTGCGTGTGACTAACGTTCTATTCTTCTTGTTGGCATAGCAAATATAACAgtatacataatattttgttattaaaatactctattaaataagtaaaatttgaaaaagtatgttttttcacaaagacataattatacaatattttaaaataaataacttcaattGTTACACATTTTTGAAGACTTTCACGGAGTTATTCAACCCAGAGCAACATGCAATAAACACCATCTTTTGCTTTTGGCAGTAAGCCACACTATTTGGCCACTGTATCCCCTCTTCCTTCCCAAGCAGTTGGGTTATCTTGCCGGTGAGCGTGTCCAGTAACAGGATGTTGTTACTGTAACACACGAGCAGCTGGTTGTCCCCCACGACTGCCAGACCACGTGGTGATTGTAGTATCGAATCTGTGTACGTCTCTAGCACATCTAGTGAGATGCTCAGCTTGGTTATGGTGTTGGTGCCCCGGTCTGAAACATAGATGGCCGGAGGAGTGTGGCCCTTTCTAGTCACTGTCAGATACTCAGGAAACATAAACAAAGGTTTTCCACTGCTGTCTGTGCCCACACTCTTCTTCACCTTTCCCTTCATGTCCATCAACACAATCTCCCATGGGAAGGACACTATCAATTTGCCATCACAAAAATCTATTCCAAAACATTGTCCATCTATTTTAACAACATCCTGTAGTGTGACATTTCCCTGAGTAGATAAGAACTGTATCTTCTTCTTCCCACGCAGAGTGACGGCTGCCCTGTCCCCGGGCAGGAGACACAGGTCCCATGGCTCATCAGTCAGTTTCACCTTGGATACCAGCTGGTTATTCTCGGTATCCACCAGTTTCAACGAGTAGTTAGCGCAATCTACCAGTAGAAGCCTGTTCCCAGGTAGGAGGGCCGCACTGGTCAGGAAGCAGTCACTGGTATCACCTTTTGTCTTCACTGAAATGTCAGGCTGTGTGCTGAACTTGGACTGGCTTAGGTCTGCACTGCCTTTGAAGTACACATaatcataaataacaaaaagaaaaagaaaagttgtttttgtcatcacatttgaaaaggaataatgataataatatcatttaaacaaaatattcggGGATTTTTTAGCATGAGATCTTTAGACTacttaattgtataaatatagtatttaaattgtttgtatttacttttaaaaatacgAATGGATCAAACCTATCGCAacggtttatatatttttatgaatcatCATTGCTGTTGCGGTGTTGGTATAAAATGATTAGGGGTAATATTAAGTAGTACAAAGCAAACGTCCTTGCGTAGGAAAATAAAAGGGTAATAAGTGCTGCGCTTTCGTCTagaatattgtattaaaatggAGCGGATGTTAGCATATTGGGATTTTACGAGCCACTAAGCGATTGAAAACaatatctgcaaaaatccacgagagtcgatTACGAAATTCCTGATGAAAACGCTATATTAATtacacttttataatatatatatgtggctaatacacatgttttcataataaatgcaattttgAATACGCAATGTTTTGTGTTCTGACGTCATTACAACATTGataaatttgtttatgttttgtaagCGGATTAGAAAACAGTCGTTTTGCACTAACATAAGTTGAATACCGACAACCGCATTTGACAATATGTGAAGTAAAGCGCCTGGAATTATAATGGgtatacaataagtataaatacCGTATTATAGTACCCaaacaacataacatttatCCTTCCAAAAGTCATGCCTTGCGTATATTtgtatcttaattttatttgctGAATATTATTTGTCGTATAAtctttttgttttgcttttgattAGTACTGGTTACCTTGAGCGACGTCAAAAGGCTTTTGAAAATAGATTTATCGACTGCATCACATATGGCAAAGTCAAATTTGTCTTCGGTTGTTCACAAACCTTGTTGTTGCTGCATCGTTTCGTGTTGCCGTGGTAGCTGCTCCTTCAGTAGTTGTCGATCTTGCTGCCCTACCGCCGAAGCAGATACACCTGGAAGTATGATTGAGTATATATACCGTATTGTTAGACCAAAACAATTAAAGTTCATGTCATTCAAAAATTTGCTGACAATTGTTTGTCCAAGTATTTCatctgttatttttgttaagcACTTGgtgaatttacaaaaaaatttttttaacgTAACGTTAACGTGCCTGGTTAATTTGAGCGACGTCAACAGGTTTTTTAAATCAACCTTTTAAACTGCATCACTTAGGAAATGTCAAATTAGTCAGTAGTTGTACGCAAACCTTTAAATGATAAGGCTATAAAGTGTTGATGGAGTTGTTGTGGCAAAGTCCTCTGTTGTCGTTGTTGCTGATCTAACGCCGACGTTGATTCGCCCTCTTGAAACCGTCCTATTGTCTTTTTAGAAGCTATTAACTGCTCAATTGCGGGGTCCCGGTGAAACTTGTATCGGGGAACTTCACTCTTCCTACGCATCTCTTCCAGGGCTGTCTGGAGACGCGCAAGCCATTTTATAGCTCGTTTTCCTAATATTAATAGCTGGTTGCCATTGCCGTCCTGTGCTTGAAGCTCCGACTTTAGTTGCTCAATGGATGAGTTCATGTTTGTGCATTTTAATTTCAGTTCATTCAGCAGTCTCTTGGATGTTCGTTTCTTCTGATCAATTTCTGCCAACAGTTCGTTCTCCCTTTGATCCAGGTACTGGTTAATTTCATTCCTGAATTTGCGAAGCTCATTGATATTGGTTAGGCTTTCTTCGTCAACTGATTTCATGATCGCTTGTATGTCGTGTAAAAGTTTGCCAATGTTACTGGCCGTCTGGACAAGTCCTGTTTTCAGGCGGTTGTATTCTGCACCCTGCTGGTATTGTTTTGCCACTTGCATGATTTTCTCTACTTTGCAAGAGCGATGTTCGTCATTCTCAACTAAACAGTCTCCACACAAAAGTGCATCATGACTTGGACAgtaatatttgataaactctTTAGGATGAAGCTGACAAGTTTCTATAAACTTTTCATCTTCACTCTCTTCGCGAAATGAGGGAGgcataatgtttttgttttggagGGCGTGGCTTTTGGTTATTTTCTGATTCCGGTGTACTCGGGCGCAGGTGGAACACAGGAACTCCTTGCAGACGGGACAGAAGGCCTCAGGGAGGATTTTCTTGCCGTCCTCCGCGCATGGCTGGCAGTAGGTGACGTCTGTCACCGATCCATACGCCATTTGTGCCTTTCGTCCGGGAACAGCATCCATCCTTATGAGTGCctgaaatatttaaggaatataTGGCGTAGCTGCAGTTTGAACCATGAATCTATAATGatggaaaaactgtttttatttcttagCAACATTAAATTCTTCCCTCTTTGTCCCTCCCTCCCAAATGTTCCTCCAGTCTCTTTTTGTCCCTCCCTCAATTACCCTTTCTCATCTTTTACCTTCCGTCTCTCTTTCTATGTCCATCCCTCTCCCCTCTGTCTTATCCACTATCTCTGTTCTTCTCTCAATCTCATCTCACCATCCATCCCTCCATCTCATCTCATCCTCTCTATCTCCCTATTTCTCTCTCTCTATCTCCCtatttctctctctctctctctctct
The sequence above is drawn from the Mya arenaria isolate MELC-2E11 chromosome 14, ASM2691426v1 genome and encodes:
- the LOC128218489 gene encoding uncharacterized protein LOC128218489, producing MDAVPGRKAQMAYGSVTDVTYCQPCAEDGKKILPEAFCPVCKEFLCSTCARVHRNQKITKSHALQNKNIMPPSFREESEDEKFIETCQLHPKEFIKYYCPSHDALLCGDCLVENDEHRSCKVEKIMQVAKQYQQGAEYNRLKTGLVQTASNIGKLLHDIQAIMKSVDEESLTNINELRKFRNEINQYLDQRENELLAEIDQKKRTSKRLLNELKLKCTNMNSSIEQLKSELQAQDGNGNQLLILGKRAIKWLARLQTALEEMRRKSEVPRYKFHRDPAIEQLIASKKTIGRFQEGESTSALDQQQRQQRTLPQQLHQHFIALSFKGVSASAVGQQDRQLLKEQLPRQHETMQQQQGSADLSQSKFSTQPDISVKTKGDTSDCFLTSAALLPGNRLLLVDCANYSLKLVDTENNQLVSKVKLTDEPWDLCLLPGDRAAVTLRGKKKIQFLSTQGNVTLQDVVKIDGQCFGIDFCDGKLIVSFPWEIVLMDMKGKVKKSVGTDSSGKPLFMFPEYLTVTRKGHTPPAIYVSDRGTNTITKLSISLDVLETYTDSILQSPRGLAVVGDNQLLVCYSNNILLLDTLTGKITQLLGKEEGIQWPNSVAYCQKQKMVFIACCSGLNNSVKVFKNV